A genomic stretch from Podospora pseudoanserina strain CBS 124.78 chromosome 3, whole genome shotgun sequence includes:
- a CDS encoding hypothetical protein (EggNog:ENOG503P4AJ) codes for MVVGLLVIAGIPTTIGVCEALSAQKKANEAAKEKAKFRMTVTVSLDEDGPVECWCVLKNGMLWIDHPSFPVPGHKFFGYYFPYPSEEQHLGMVSTIADDPPMLNWIYVDKDTNLVRHGGRQATLGHTIGPWFWTSDEKWLTLEGDAARFVAVQMENKKWAIALDRDGCFSEEDVSESEEEGESEDDSETEGDKEELWPEGGVLNRHRSRQWVPVLLRRQLQLGMESRYVKGANG; via the exons ATGGTCGTGGGCTTGCTTGTCATAGCGGGCATTCCCACGACGATAGGGGTCTGCGAAGCCCTGAGCgcgcagaagaaggccaatGAAGCGGCAAAAGAGAAGGCCAAGTTCCGTATGACGGTCACCGTTTCTCTCGACGAGGATGGCCCGGTCGAGTGTTGGTGCGTTTTGAAGAACGGCATG TTGTGGATCGACCACCCGTCCTTTCCTGTGCCTGGCCACAAGTTCTTTGGGTACTACTTCCCATACCCGTCCGAGGAGCAGCACTTGGGCATGGTGAGCACCATCGCCGACGACCCGCCCATGCTGAACTGGATCTATGTCGATAAAGACACCAACTTGGTGCGCCATGGAGGGCGGCAGGCTACGCTGGGACACACCATTGGCCCATGGTTCTGGACCAGTGATGAGAAGTGGCTGACGCTGGAAGGTGACGCGGCCCGCTTTGTGGCGGTTCAGATGGAAAACAAGAAATGGGCCATCGCTTTGGATCGCGATGGGTGTTtttcggaggaggatgtgagtgaaagcgaggaggagggtgagagTGAGGATGACAGCGAAACGGAGGGGGACAAAGAGGAGCTATGGCCGGAAGGGGGCGTGTTGAACAGACACCGTTCGCGCCAGTGGGTCCCTGTGTTGCTTCGCCGGCAGCTGCAGTTGGGAATGGAGAGCCGCTATGTCAAGGGCGCGAATGGGTAG